A genome region from Natronobeatus ordinarius includes the following:
- the artA gene encoding archaeosortase A has protein sequence MATPPSPPASLASPSLEVTTLSPPLAIQSTPAFAAGLELTDLLAWVAIGAFVVALALRWYDVADGARYVGAAAWVLFGAFWLTMVPYYYYDARSPLQTVLALAALPLCAYTGYLLYQGRDSLLLLTKAVAIMGIIYLPAETIPFVRQWLIETTARQAHWGMELVGHSPGLNEGPDGYVSRFNFDPDETVTGRTTYIVLACTGLGSMAIFGGLIAAVRAPLRRKVAAFVLAIGVIWFLNLLRNVFIGLASPWGWFQYEPLIYIVSDLMGEPESRTSFLVAHNFIAQVLSIFALVGITYLVVRILPEVLAILEDVLFIVTGNEYDLEGAIGQPMRADGGADSGASGADDPAGDDSES, from the coding sequence ATGGCGACCCCGCCTTCGCCCCCCGCTTCGCTCGCCTCTCCCTCCCTCGAGGTGACGACTCTCTCGCCTCCCCTTGCGATCCAGTCGACGCCGGCGTTCGCGGCCGGCCTCGAGCTCACCGACCTGCTGGCGTGGGTCGCGATCGGCGCGTTCGTCGTCGCGCTCGCCCTGCGGTGGTACGACGTGGCCGACGGCGCGCGATACGTCGGCGCGGCCGCGTGGGTGCTCTTTGGCGCGTTCTGGCTCACGATGGTGCCGTACTACTACTACGACGCCCGGAGCCCGCTCCAGACGGTGCTGGCGCTCGCCGCGCTGCCGCTGTGTGCGTACACGGGCTACCTGCTCTACCAGGGCCGGGACTCGCTGCTCTTGCTCACGAAGGCGGTCGCGATCATGGGAATCATCTACCTGCCCGCGGAAACGATCCCGTTCGTCCGCCAGTGGCTGATCGAGACGACCGCCAGACAGGCCCACTGGGGCATGGAGCTGGTCGGACACAGCCCCGGCCTCAACGAGGGCCCCGACGGCTACGTGAGCCGGTTTAACTTCGACCCCGACGAGACCGTCACCGGCCGGACGACCTACATCGTGCTGGCCTGTACCGGCCTCGGGAGCATGGCCATCTTCGGCGGCCTCATCGCCGCCGTCCGGGCTCCGCTCCGGCGGAAGGTCGCGGCGTTCGTCCTCGCGATCGGGGTCATCTGGTTCCTCAACCTGCTCCGGAACGTCTTCATCGGCCTCGCCTCGCCGTGGGGCTGGTTCCAGTACGAGCCGCTGATCTATATCGTGTCCGACCTGATGGGCGAGCCCGAGAGTCGCACCTCGTTCCTCGTCGCCCACAACTTCATCGCCCAGGTGCTGTCGATCTTCGCGCTGGTCGGCATCACCTACCTCGTCGTCCGCATCCTCCCCGAGGTGCTCGCGATCTTAGAGGACGTGCTGTTTATCGTCACCGGCAACGAGTACGACCTCGAGGGCGCCATCGGCCAGCCGATGCGCGCAGACGGTGGTGCCGATTCCGGCGCGAGTGGCGCCGACGACCCCGCTGGCGACGATTCCGAGAGCTGA
- a CDS encoding VOC family protein, translating to MSELPPMRVDHAGIAVESIPEAEPLLYALGCEKIHEEPSLYGDFTWATYVLGDASRLELIAPRGDSDSFLTDFLAENGPGLHHVTLEVADLDAAIEALEARDVHITGHQEFEHWGEAFVSPTNPTGVLFQLMEYYDGYAEAREAGCRLFVGGESL from the coding sequence ATGTCCGAACTGCCCCCGATGCGCGTCGATCACGCCGGTATCGCCGTCGAGTCGATTCCCGAGGCCGAACCCCTGCTTTACGCCCTCGGCTGTGAGAAGATCCACGAGGAACCGAGCCTGTACGGCGACTTCACCTGGGCGACGTACGTCCTCGGCGACGCCTCCCGCCTCGAGCTGATCGCCCCCCGGGGCGACTCCGACTCCTTTCTCACCGACTTCCTCGCCGAGAACGGCCCCGGCCTCCACCACGTCACGCTCGAGGTGGCCGACCTCGACGCGGCGATCGAGGCGCTCGAGGCCAGAGACGTCCACATCACCGGTCACCAGGAGTTCGAGCACTGGGGGGAGGCGTTCGTCTCGCCGACGAACCCGACGGGTGTCCTCTTCCAGCTGATGGAGTACTACGACGGCTACGCCGAGGCCCGTGAGGCTGGCTGCCGGCTGTTCGTCGGCGGCGAGTCGCTCTGA
- a CDS encoding ASCH domain-containing protein, whose protein sequence is MSELEPDVLLPSDRMRSQALEGDVTQIHRGQQYADEGDTFTIEGTTFEVVEVTERTLGDVTDEDVQAEGMADLEEYRAVLERAHDHFEWDDDSEVVLHRFERR, encoded by the coding sequence ATGTCTGAGCTTGAACCAGACGTGCTCCTGCCCAGCGACCGAATGCGCAGCCAGGCACTCGAGGGCGACGTCACCCAGATCCACCGCGGCCAGCAGTACGCCGACGAGGGCGACACGTTCACCATCGAGGGAACGACGTTCGAGGTCGTCGAGGTGACCGAGCGCACGCTCGGCGACGTGACCGACGAGGACGTCCAGGCCGAAGGCATGGCCGACCTCGAGGAGTACCGGGCTGTCCTCGAGCGCGCCCACGACCACTTCGAGTGGGACGACGACTCCGAGGTGGTCTTACACCGCTTCGAGCGACGGTAG
- the hisD gene encoding histidinol dehydrogenase, translated as MSVDVREIGDLGPDERVAFFERDAGIDAVREDVREIVGRVREEGDVAVREFCREFDGVEVGNLEITDQCERAFDDLDSDLREAIETAAANVREFHEAQLPEDWREAFGEGRELGRRFRPIDRVGVYVPGGTAAYPSSAIMGVVPAVVAGVEHVSVVTPPADELNPATLAAIHVAGADAVYSVGGAQAIAALAYGTESITRVQKIVGPGNRWVTAAKADVRGDVEIDMLAGPSEVVVVADETADPEFVAAELVAQAEHDPNASVVAVTDDADLAEATADAVDRQAGEREREDVIREALTNDASGVLLARSMSEAILFTEEYAPEHLSIMAADEEAILERIDSAGSVFLGPYTPVAAGDYASGTNHVLPTNGGARVTGGLSVETFLRSTTVQRLSEDGLGDLADTITTLAEAEGLEAHAESVRTRLE; from the coding sequence ATGAGCGTAGACGTACGGGAGATCGGCGACCTCGGGCCCGACGAACGGGTCGCCTTCTTCGAACGCGACGCCGGCATCGACGCGGTCAGAGAGGACGTCCGCGAGATCGTCGGTCGCGTTCGCGAGGAAGGCGACGTCGCCGTCCGGGAGTTCTGCCGCGAGTTCGACGGCGTCGAGGTGGGCAACCTCGAGATCACCGACCAGTGCGAGCGGGCCTTCGACGACCTCGATTCGGACCTCCGCGAGGCGATCGAGACGGCCGCGGCGAACGTTCGGGAATTTCACGAGGCCCAGCTTCCCGAAGACTGGCGCGAGGCGTTCGGCGAGGGACGGGAGCTGGGGCGACGATTCCGCCCGATCGATCGCGTCGGCGTCTACGTCCCCGGGGGAACTGCGGCGTACCCCTCGAGTGCGATCATGGGCGTCGTGCCGGCGGTCGTTGCGGGCGTCGAGCACGTCTCGGTCGTGACGCCGCCCGCCGACGAGCTCAATCCGGCCACGCTGGCGGCGATCCACGTCGCCGGCGCGGACGCGGTGTACAGCGTCGGCGGTGCGCAGGCGATCGCCGCGCTCGCGTACGGCACGGAGTCGATCACCCGGGTCCAGAAGATCGTCGGGCCGGGCAACCGGTGGGTGACGGCGGCGAAAGCCGACGTTCGGGGCGACGTCGAGATCGACATGCTGGCCGGCCCGAGCGAGGTCGTCGTGGTGGCCGACGAGACGGCCGATCCCGAGTTCGTCGCCGCGGAACTGGTCGCCCAGGCCGAACACGACCCCAACGCGTCGGTCGTCGCCGTCACCGACGACGCCGACCTCGCCGAAGCGACGGCCGACGCCGTCGACCGACAGGCGGGCGAGCGCGAACGCGAGGACGTCATCCGCGAAGCACTCACAAACGACGCCAGCGGTGTCCTGCTCGCGCGGTCGATGAGCGAGGCGATCCTCTTCACCGAGGAGTACGCCCCAGAGCACCTCTCGATTATGGCCGCCGACGAGGAGGCGATCCTCGAGCGAATCGACAGCGCCGGTAGCGTCTTTCTCGGTCCGTACACGCCCGTCGCCGCGGGCGATTACGCCAGCGGGACGAACCACGTGCTCCCGACCAACGGCGGCGCGCGCGTCACCGGCGGCCTCTCCGTCGAGACGTTCCTCCGCTCGACCACCGTCCAGCGGCTCTCCGAGGACGGCCTCGGCGACCTCGCCGACACGATCACGACGCTCGCCGAGGCCGAAGGGCTCGAGGCCCACGCCGAGAGCGTCCGGACGCGTCTCGAGTGA
- a CDS encoding YeiH family protein produces MRAVSLLPGLALLVAGAIVARTLAPIVGVHHLLLAIAIGFVVANASGVPAVAASGVDTHSRWLAAGIVLMGASVTLETLLEAGGVVLAVVLGVCGFTLLVVEGLARNVFGLNDRLGSLLAAGASICGVSAVVAVAGAVDARQEQIAYAAATVLLFDAITIVVFPIVGDLLGLSGMVFGIWAGVSMFSTGPVVAVGFAHSEVAGQWATVTKLARNALIGVVVVGYATYYARTNAAGQGPPSIRTLWEGFPTFVLGFLVFVLAASVGVFSPAQHAAIERAYDWLFLLAFVGLGTEIRLAALRRTGLTPALVVLLALALVSTLSLAVLTVLF; encoded by the coding sequence ATGCGCGCCGTTTCCCTCCTCCCCGGTCTCGCCCTGCTCGTCGCCGGCGCGATCGTCGCGCGGACGCTCGCGCCGATCGTCGGCGTGCACCACCTGCTGCTGGCGATCGCGATCGGATTCGTCGTGGCGAACGCCTCCGGCGTTCCGGCGGTCGCCGCCTCGGGCGTGGACACCCACTCGCGCTGGCTGGCCGCCGGGATCGTCCTCATGGGCGCGTCGGTGACGCTCGAGACGCTGCTCGAGGCCGGCGGCGTCGTGCTCGCCGTCGTGCTCGGGGTCTGTGGGTTCACCCTGCTCGTCGTCGAGGGGCTCGCCCGAAACGTCTTCGGCCTGAACGACCGCCTCGGATCGCTGCTCGCGGCCGGCGCGAGCATCTGTGGCGTCTCGGCGGTCGTCGCAGTCGCGGGGGCGGTGGACGCGCGCCAGGAGCAGATCGCCTACGCCGCAGCGACGGTCCTGCTGTTCGACGCGATCACGATCGTCGTCTTTCCGATCGTCGGCGACCTGCTGGGGCTATCCGGAATGGTCTTCGGCATCTGGGCCGGAGTCAGCATGTTCTCGACAGGGCCGGTCGTCGCGGTCGGGTTCGCCCACTCGGAGGTCGCCGGCCAGTGGGCGACGGTGACGAAACTGGCGCGTAACGCCCTGATCGGCGTGGTCGTCGTCGGCTACGCGACCTACTACGCACGGACGAACGCGGCGGGGCAGGGGCCGCCGTCGATCCGAACGCTCTGGGAGGGGTTCCCGACGTTCGTCCTCGGCTTTCTCGTGTTCGTGCTCGCTGCGAGCGTCGGGGTGTTCTCGCCGGCCCAGCACGCGGCGATCGAGCGGGCATACGACTGGCTGTTCTTGCTGGCGTTCGTCGGCCTCGGGACGGAGATTCGACTCGCCGCGCTTCGTCGCACGGGATTGACGCCCGCGCTGGTCGTCCTGCTCGCGCTGGCGCTCGTCAGCACGCTCTCGCTCGCGGTGTTGACGGTCCTGTTCTGA
- a CDS encoding heavy metal translocating P-type ATPase: MAADDGCTLCDLPLPKKPVENADGDAFCCTGCKEVYETLADRDDVETADVSLEDAREELEDGDEYERPEDYETTFLHVDGMHCPTCEVFIESAAVDDDAIATTRASYITDTVRVDHDPERVTEDDLLEGLSGLGYRAYRRDDPLAERRAEDRILGRIVVGILFGMMVMFQYVAVIYPTYFGGLFYDDRTAQLISDAIASPTATYFFLIVAVPTTLVLLITGGPILQGAYVSLKTRSPNMDLLVSIAALSAYAYSWVVVVVGGTHIYFDVTVAIIVVVTVGRYYKGTVKRDAMDRLTDLTTSRVETAHLSTADGSTTEVDVDDLEPGDEVLVRAGERVPVDGVVADGDATIDEAVVTGESLPVTKHPGDRVVGGSLVQDGAAVVEVGDDAGSSVERITDMVWDLQSSSHGIQGLADKIATIFVPLVLVLATVVTAAYLLLTGDVGVALLVGLTVLIVSCPCSVGLATPLAVASGVKEALERGIVVFDETVFERLREVDTVIFDKTGTITTGEMRVVDADGSAELFAGAAALERRSAHPIAEAIAAEFGDGGDEVGDAAVADGGVVDERGDVAGDAPDGNDREDRRVQHFASYATGVGGEVEGTAYLVGHPDLFEERGWTIPDDVAATIDENRVFGRVPVAVGRDGRAEGVVIVGDEPREGWDDLVTRLAERGVEVVLLTGDDPRAAAFFEEHPGVAHVFADVPPEGKAETVARFQAIGGTVMVGDGTNDAPALARADLGIAMGGGTALAADAADVAIVDDDLEALETIFDLSAAAGERVKQNIGWAFFYNGVAIPLAITGLLNPLFAALAMTTSSLLVVMNSSRDLLEDD, encoded by the coding sequence ATGGCCGCTGACGACGGGTGTACCCTCTGTGACCTCCCGCTGCCGAAAAAACCCGTCGAGAACGCCGACGGCGACGCGTTCTGCTGTACCGGCTGCAAGGAGGTGTACGAGACGCTCGCCGACCGGGACGACGTCGAGACGGCCGACGTCTCCCTCGAGGACGCTCGAGAGGAGCTCGAGGACGGCGACGAGTACGAACGGCCCGAGGACTACGAGACGACGTTCTTGCACGTCGACGGCATGCACTGCCCGACGTGTGAGGTGTTCATCGAGTCGGCCGCGGTCGACGACGACGCCATCGCGACGACGCGGGCGAGCTACATCACCGACACCGTCCGCGTCGACCACGACCCCGAACGGGTGACCGAGGACGACCTCCTCGAGGGACTCAGCGGGCTGGGCTACCGGGCGTACCGTCGGGACGATCCGCTCGCCGAACGGCGTGCCGAGGACCGCATCCTCGGGCGGATCGTCGTCGGTATCCTCTTCGGGATGATGGTGATGTTCCAGTACGTCGCGGTCATCTACCCGACGTACTTCGGCGGGCTGTTCTACGACGATCGAACGGCCCAGTTGATCTCCGACGCGATCGCGAGCCCCACGGCCACCTACTTCTTTCTCATCGTTGCCGTCCCGACGACGCTCGTCCTCCTGATAACGGGCGGCCCGATCCTCCAGGGGGCCTACGTGAGCCTGAAGACTCGCTCACCGAACATGGACCTCCTCGTGAGTATCGCGGCGCTCTCGGCGTACGCCTACAGCTGGGTCGTGGTCGTCGTCGGCGGCACCCACATCTACTTCGACGTCACCGTCGCGATCATCGTCGTCGTCACCGTCGGCCGCTACTACAAGGGCACCGTCAAACGGGACGCGATGGACCGGCTCACGGATCTGACGACCTCGAGGGTCGAGACCGCCCACCTGTCGACCGCCGACGGCTCGACGACCGAGGTCGACGTCGACGACCTCGAGCCCGGCGACGAGGTGCTCGTCCGGGCGGGCGAGCGCGTCCCCGTCGACGGCGTCGTGGCCGACGGCGACGCGACGATCGACGAGGCCGTCGTGACCGGCGAGTCCTTGCCGGTCACGAAACATCCGGGCGACCGGGTGGTCGGCGGCTCGCTCGTGCAGGACGGCGCCGCCGTCGTCGAGGTCGGTGACGACGCCGGCAGCAGCGTCGAGCGCATCACCGACATGGTCTGGGACCTCCAGAGTTCGTCTCACGGCATCCAGGGGCTCGCCGACAAGATCGCGACGATCTTCGTCCCGCTGGTGCTCGTGCTCGCGACCGTCGTCACGGCGGCGTACCTGCTGCTCACGGGCGACGTCGGCGTCGCGTTGCTCGTCGGCCTCACCGTGTTGATCGTCTCCTGTCCCTGTTCGGTCGGACTGGCGACGCCGCTCGCGGTCGCCTCCGGCGTCAAGGAAGCGCTCGAGCGCGGCATCGTCGTCTTCGACGAGACCGTCTTCGAGCGGCTCCGCGAGGTCGACACCGTGATCTTCGACAAGACGGGGACGATCACGACCGGCGAGATGCGCGTCGTCGACGCCGACGGCTCCGCGGAGCTCTTCGCGGGGGCGGCCGCCCTCGAGCGTCGCTCCGCCCACCCCATCGCCGAGGCGATCGCCGCCGAGTTCGGCGACGGGGGCGACGAAGTCGGGGACGCGGCGGTTGCCGACGGCGGCGTGGTCGACGAACGCGGTGACGTCGCCGGCGACGCCCCGGATGGAAACGACCGCGAGGATCGCCGCGTCCAGCACTTCGCCAGCTACGCCACCGGCGTCGGCGGCGAGGTCGAGGGCACCGCGTACCTGGTCGGTCACCCCGACCTCTTCGAGGAACGCGGCTGGACGATCCCCGACGACGTCGCGGCGACCATCGACGAGAACCGCGTCTTCGGACGCGTCCCGGTCGCCGTCGGCCGGGACGGGCGTGCTGAGGGGGTCGTGATCGTCGGCGACGAACCGCGGGAGGGCTGGGACGACCTCGTCACCCGGCTGGCCGAGCGGGGCGTCGAGGTCGTGTTGCTCACCGGCGACGACCCGCGGGCGGCCGCGTTCTTCGAGGAGCACCCCGGCGTCGCCCACGTCTTCGCCGACGTTCCGCCCGAAGGGAAAGCCGAGACGGTCGCCCGCTTCCAGGCCATCGGGGGAACCGTCATGGTCGGCGACGGGACCAACGACGCGCCCGCGCTCGCCCGGGCCGACCTCGGCATCGCGATGGGGGGCGGCACGGCGCTGGCCGCCGACGCCGCCGACGTCGCCATCGTCGACGACGACCTCGAGGCGCTCGAGACGATCTTCGACCTCTCGGCCGCCGCGGGCGAGCGCGTCAAACAGAACATCGGCTGGGCCTTCTTCTACAACGGCGTCGCCATTCCACTCGCGATCACCGGCCTGCTCAACCCGCTGTTCGCCGCCCTCGCGATGACCACGAGCAGCCTGCTCGTGGTGATGAACTCCTCGCGGGACCTGCTCGAGGACGACTGA
- a CDS encoding helix-turn-helix transcriptional regulator yields MNSDRGATLVAAVVEHRDVLSSLESDGPLSSRDLEDGLEYSRATVNRRLADLRSEGLVEARDGRYELTEFGTVVLNEADAAFRRLGVVDVLASSTLLERLGELPLEFDLAWLEEATVVTASLEDPYRMHDRYLDHWDSTERVTGARSISVVPPNVVEQLKPKLRGETEVDSIWTPRAVTEYFERYPELKSMWLDAPNAQLRITREPIPVQFATFDHRLAFIVHDDKTGHPCTLVDTANPGALEWGHDLYAYYRERSQPLSAWLATTVHAI; encoded by the coding sequence ATGAATAGTGATCGAGGGGCCACACTCGTCGCAGCCGTCGTCGAACACCGCGACGTCCTCTCGAGTCTCGAGTCCGACGGCCCGCTTTCGAGTCGCGACCTCGAGGACGGCCTCGAGTACTCGCGAGCGACGGTCAACCGCCGGCTCGCCGACCTTCGAAGCGAGGGGCTCGTCGAGGCGCGAGACGGCCGCTACGAGCTGACCGAGTTCGGAACCGTCGTCCTGAACGAGGCCGACGCAGCCTTCCGGCGGCTGGGCGTCGTCGACGTGCTCGCGTCCTCCACGTTGCTCGAGCGCCTGGGTGAGCTGCCACTCGAGTTCGACCTCGCCTGGCTCGAGGAGGCGACCGTGGTGACGGCGTCGCTCGAGGACCCCTACCGAATGCACGATCGCTACCTCGACCACTGGGACAGTACGGAGCGCGTAACGGGTGCCCGAAGTATCAGCGTGGTTCCCCCGAACGTCGTCGAGCAGCTCAAACCGAAACTCCGCGGTGAAACCGAGGTGGACAGTATCTGGACTCCACGAGCAGTGACGGAGTACTTCGAGCGATATCCGGAGCTGAAGTCGATGTGGCTGGACGCACCGAACGCACAGCTACGCATCACTCGTGAACCGATCCCCGTCCAGTTCGCGACCTTCGATCACCGACTCGCGTTCATCGTCCACGACGACAAGACCGGCCACCCGTGCACACTGGTGGATACGGCCAACCCCGGGGCGCTCGAGTGGGGCCACGACCTCTATGCGTATTATCGCGAGCGGTCCCAGCCACTGAGCGCCTGGCTCGCCACGACTGTACACGCGATCTAA
- a CDS encoding helix-turn-helix transcriptional regulator gives MAEGSGISLTETALEHHDVLSLLEAAGPLPSRALEDDLDCSLATANRYLGTLRERGLVEKDGTAYALTALGEAVLRTVETAARQVAVLETIADSPFLSNVADAPKPFDVRWLADATVIRSTATDPYRLYDRYVEVFEDASRLRALRNEGVIPPGVLEAMTPKLLDPAFDAEGIWSRASAERFMQVHPTIHELRRENPELGVYISGDPIPIDFSLFDTCLVFLSYDQRTGHPTRYVETDDESAMGWAADVFAHYRERSKTVPDVFEEFEY, from the coding sequence ATGGCCGAGGGATCGGGGATCTCGCTCACCGAAACGGCGCTCGAACACCACGACGTGCTCTCCCTTCTCGAGGCCGCTGGGCCACTCCCCAGCCGTGCTCTCGAGGACGACCTCGACTGCTCGCTGGCGACGGCCAACCGCTACCTCGGGACGCTTCGCGAGCGCGGACTCGTCGAGAAAGACGGGACGGCGTACGCCCTCACGGCGCTGGGGGAAGCCGTGTTGCGGACGGTCGAGACGGCTGCCCGCCAGGTCGCCGTCCTCGAGACGATCGCCGACTCACCGTTTCTCTCGAACGTGGCGGACGCACCGAAGCCGTTCGACGTCCGCTGGCTCGCCGATGCGACCGTGATCCGATCGACGGCGACAGATCCGTACCGCCTGTACGACCGATACGTCGAGGTCTTCGAGGACGCATCACGCCTTCGAGCGCTCCGAAACGAGGGTGTCATCCCTCCGGGCGTGCTCGAAGCGATGACGCCCAAACTGCTCGATCCCGCGTTCGACGCCGAAGGGATCTGGTCTCGAGCGTCGGCCGAGCGGTTCATGCAGGTGCATCCGACAATCCACGAACTCAGACGAGAGAATCCCGAACTCGGGGTGTACATCTCTGGGGACCCGATCCCCATCGATTTCAGCCTGTTCGACACCTGCCTCGTATTTCTTTCGTACGACCAGCGGACCGGCCATCCCACCCGCTACGTCGAAACGGACGACGAGAGCGCGATGGGGTGGGCGGCGGACGTGTTCGCCCACTACCGCGAGCGCTCGAAGACGGTTCCCGACGTGTTCGAGGAGTTCGAGTACTGA
- a CDS encoding IclR family transcriptional regulator → MNEDARTIQSVETAFEIVEHLKEADGAGVSELASALDLAKSTVHSHLATLYAAGYVTRDGDTFHVALRFLDLGNYAREQDTLYQVGRPKVDELAEQTGEKVWILAEEHGRGIHLYVASGKRSVRTYARTGQLNYLHQLAAGKAILAYLPEERIDEIVDRYGLPARTEDTITDPDELRNELAEIRERGFAQNREESIPGLHAVGVPITNERDVAIGSLSLSAPAKRLRGNRFDEEVPNLLLGIANEIEINMAHV, encoded by the coding sequence ATGAACGAGGACGCACGCACGATCCAGTCGGTCGAGACGGCGTTCGAGATCGTCGAACACCTGAAGGAGGCCGACGGTGCCGGCGTCTCGGAGCTGGCGTCGGCGCTCGACCTGGCGAAGAGCACCGTTCACAGCCACCTCGCGACGTTGTACGCGGCGGGATACGTCACTCGCGACGGCGATACGTTTCACGTCGCGCTCCGGTTTCTCGATCTCGGCAACTACGCTCGAGAGCAGGACACCCTCTACCAGGTCGGCCGGCCGAAGGTCGACGAACTCGCCGAGCAGACGGGGGAGAAAGTCTGGATCCTCGCCGAGGAACACGGCCGGGGAATCCACCTCTACGTGGCCTCGGGGAAGCGATCGGTGCGGACGTACGCCCGGACCGGCCAGCTCAACTACCTCCACCAGCTCGCCGCGGGGAAGGCGATCCTCGCGTACCTCCCCGAAGAACGGATCGACGAAATCGTCGACCGCTACGGGCTCCCCGCCCGCACCGAAGACACCATCACCGATCCCGACGAGCTCCGGAACGAACTCGCGGAGATCCGCGAGCGAGGGTTCGCACAGAACCGCGAGGAGTCGATCCCCGGCCTCCACGCCGTCGGCGTTCCGATCACCAACGAGCGAGACGTTGCGATCGGCTCGCTGAGTCTCTCGGCGCCGGCCAAGCGACTCCGCGGGAACCGCTTCGACGAGGAGGTGCCCAACCTGCTGCTCGGCATCGCCAACGAGATCGAGATCAACATGGCCCACGTGTAG
- a CDS encoding EthD family reductase — protein MITMVELLVRGDGYSHEEFVERWQGDHAEIARELPGLKRYSTSVPTNPDDVEYDGVLQLTFESEAAMNEAWASEVGEEVMADAAEFLEIGAGPRMVVEDTIHVDVDE, from the coding sequence ATGATAACGATGGTAGAGCTACTCGTCCGAGGGGACGGGTACAGCCACGAGGAGTTCGTCGAGCGCTGGCAGGGCGACCACGCCGAGATCGCGCGTGAACTGCCTGGACTGAAGCGATACAGCACGTCGGTGCCGACGAACCCCGACGACGTCGAGTACGACGGCGTCCTGCAGCTCACCTTCGAGAGCGAGGCGGCGATGAACGAGGCGTGGGCCTCCGAAGTCGGCGAGGAAGTCATGGCCGACGCCGCCGAATTCCTCGAGATCGGCGCGGGGCCGCGCATGGTCGTCGAGGACACGATCCACGTCGACGTCGACGAATGA
- a CDS encoding metallophosphoesterase produces MAAVDVPFSFVDRALYLPDAEALVLADLHLGRAVTSAVDAPLSATADVVSRLESLLERLDPGTVVVAGDLLHSFSSLPRGVEDAVADLERAVDDAGTALVVTPGNHDAMLEAAFDGETADEYRLDDGTVVLHGHDEPTLGAQRYVIGHDHPALSVDGRKLPCLLYGPDCYRGTDVLVLPAFTRLAPGSTVNGLSGRDFLSPLVSDPDAFYPAVRDESGDETLWFPPLGECRQLL; encoded by the coding sequence ATGGCCGCCGTCGACGTCCCGTTCTCGTTCGTCGACCGGGCCCTCTACCTCCCCGACGCCGAGGCGCTCGTGCTCGCCGACCTCCACCTCGGACGGGCCGTCACGTCTGCCGTCGACGCGCCACTCTCGGCGACCGCCGACGTCGTCTCCCGACTCGAGTCCCTCCTCGAGCGCCTCGACCCCGGAACGGTCGTCGTCGCGGGCGACCTGTTGCACTCGTTCTCGTCCCTCCCGCGCGGCGTCGAGGACGCGGTCGCCGACCTCGAGCGCGCTGTCGACGACGCTGGCACCGCGCTCGTCGTCACGCCCGGCAACCACGACGCGATGCTCGAGGCCGCCTTCGACGGCGAGACGGCCGACGAGTACCGCCTCGACGACGGGACGGTCGTGCTGCACGGCCACGATGAACCGACCCTCGGGGCGCAGCGGTACGTGATCGGTCACGACCACCCGGCGCTGTCGGTCGACGGCCGGAAGCTACCCTGCCTGCTCTACGGACCCGACTGCTATCGGGGGACGGACGTCCTCGTCCTCCCGGCGTTCACCCGGCTCGCGCCCGGCTCGACCGTCAACGGGCTGTCCGGCCGGGACTTCCTCTCCCCGCTCGTGAGCGACCCCGACGCGTTCTACCCGGCGGTCAGGGACGAAAGCGGCGACGAGACGCTCTGGTTTCCGCCACTCGGAGAGTGTCGACAGCTCCTCTGA